The Schaalia dentiphila ATCC 17982 sequence GGCAGCAAGACAAGTTAATCCGGCTACACACTGGCCGACTAAGGAAGCCACCACGGTGCCTGACTGACCACTTGCTGATCCGCGCACAACCCCGTCCAATCATCTCTCGACGAAACGAAAGAGGCTCACATGAGCAAGAACACCATCCCCCAGACCGGCCAGCAGCGCGAGCGCAATGAGAACGCCGAAGAGGAAAAGACCCTGCGCGGTCCCCTCCAGACCGAGCACGGCGTGACGACGATCGACGAGAACGTGGTCGCCAAGATCGCCGGAATGGCCGCTCGCGAGGTGCCCGGCGTCTACGACATGGGCAACGCCGTTCGCCGCGCCTTCAGCGCTGTCACGGACCGCATCCCCAACGCCCAGACCAACGTCGCCGGCGGCGTGAGCGTGCAGAAGGGTGAGACCCAGGCTGCCATCGAGATCACCATCGTCATCGACTACGGCGTCTCGATCGTTGAGGTCTCCAACGCGATTCGTCGCAATGTCATCGAGCAGCTTGAGGGCACCACGGGCCTTGAGGTCGTCGAGGTTAACATCAACGTCACCGACGTCCACCTTCCCGACGAAGACGCTGACGATTCCGAACCTGCCGACCTCAAGTGATTCACCCCGACGCTCTGATCTGAGGAATTTCTTATGAAGACAACGCACCTGGCCCTCCTCACGGGCCTGTTCCTAGGAACCATTCTTGCCTTCGGCTCTTTCGCCGACTTCGTTCTGGTCGCCCTCTGCGGCCTGGTCGGATGGGGAGTAGGCCTCTGTCTGGAGGGCCGGGTCGATGTCCGAAGCCTCCTGGATCGGCGAAAGAAGTGACGATGGCGACCGCGACCCAGCGCGCAATCGCGCAGCCGGGACCCTCCAAGGACTCTCACCCGTCCTGGGAGGACCGCGGCACCACGACCATTCCCTCCCGAGTCGTCTCCCGGATCGCTGCCGAAGCAGCCTACGAAACTGCGAACGTTGGCTCGAACGCAGGTGGACTCCTGGGAATCGGCGCGCGCCACAACTTCTATTCACGCCCCGATGCGACGTGTGACATCTACGGTCAGGTGGCCGTCATCCACCTGAACCTGGGCCTGACCTTTCCAGCACCGCTGTCTTCCGTTGTTGAGGATTTGCGCCAACACGTGTGCCGTCGAGTCGAAACGCTTACTGGACTGACCGTCGGCAAAATGACGATCGAGATCTCCTGGCTCCATCCGAGCAGCCACGTTAGGAAGAGCCTGACATGAGAACACCGGTTCCTTCACTTATCCGCCTCCCCTCCCGCACCATCCCGAGCATCATCCTCGCGCTGCTGCTCCTCACGGCCGGAGGGCTGGGCGCATGGATCACAGGACACAGGATCATCACCGGAAGTTGGCCGACACCCGCAGACACTGCACTGTCCGCTATCGGCTCCGCCACTGTCGGCTCCCCCGCAGCCCTTGCAGTCGCCTTCTTTGTAGCGCTAGGCGGCCTGTCGATGATTCTGTCGGCACTGTGGCCGGGACTTCCAGGGCGCCTCGAGATCCTTCCGGATGATCTTCCCGGGCAGACCGCGACGAAGCGCCGCGAG is a genomic window containing:
- a CDS encoding DUF6286 domain-containing protein, whose protein sequence is MRTPVPSLIRLPSRTIPSIILALLLLTAGGLGAWITGHRIITGSWPTPADTALSAIGSATVGSPAALAVAFFVALGGLSMILSALWPGLPGRLEILPDDLPGQTATKRRELADLIRSQVEQVDGVHSVAVTIRRSRVDVLVLSVLDNLAPVQDAARQQTNEALALLAPVGISRSRVRVQQTR
- a CDS encoding Asp23/Gls24 family envelope stress response protein, yielding MATATQRAIAQPGPSKDSHPSWEDRGTTTIPSRVVSRIAAEAAYETANVGSNAGGLLGIGARHNFYSRPDATCDIYGQVAVIHLNLGLTFPAPLSSVVEDLRQHVCRRVETLTGLTVGKMTIEISWLHPSSHVRKSLT
- a CDS encoding Asp23/Gls24 family envelope stress response protein, with amino-acid sequence MSKNTIPQTGQQRERNENAEEEKTLRGPLQTEHGVTTIDENVVAKIAGMAAREVPGVYDMGNAVRRAFSAVTDRIPNAQTNVAGGVSVQKGETQAAIEITIVIDYGVSIVEVSNAIRRNVIEQLEGTTGLEVVEVNINVTDVHLPDEDADDSEPADLK